The following are from one region of the Stanieria cyanosphaera PCC 7437 genome:
- a CDS encoding group II intron reverse transcriptase, which produces MNSRKYEWNNWREIDWKVVETAVFKLQKRIYKASQRGDTKAVHRLQKLLTKSYFGKLWAIKRVTQDNQGTGLSRCGSKFRTQPLKNTAGVDGIKSLTPAKRLEMVNHLNIEGKSKPTRGVWIPKRTSDLRSPYGKRAFEVSSNDVSSANGEKRPLGIPCMKNRVIQCLVKLALEPEWEAKFEPNSYGFRPGRSCHDAIGAIFNVIRYEPKYVLDAAIAKCFDKIDHQKLLNKLETYPGIKKQIKAWLKSGVIDDNWFPTDESTPQGGVISPLLANIALHGMEMAIKNLARNLDLTTSTGQVITDRRVKEKKLHLIRYADDFVILHNDINVIYKCKETIESFLLEMGLELKPSKTKISHTLNKYQGNIGFDFLGFNVRQYKTGINQSAKTPEGERQGHKTIIKPSKDKIKAHIKKVGDIIRSYRTVSQEVLIDKLNPIIRGWANYYRTVCCQETFNYCDNILYHQLRRWAKRRHPKKNGYWVSDKYWRRVGNRKWTFATSETKILYHSEIEIQRHIKVKGTNSIYDGDLTYWATRIGKHPGVSTKKAKLLRIQKGKCSHCGLFFKDIKEAEVDHIIPKALGGKDEYKNFQLLHIHCHDQKTINDLQQIKENRTRVQ; this is translated from the coding sequence ATGAACTCTAGGAAGTATGAATGGAACAACTGGCGTGAAATCGACTGGAAGGTCGTAGAAACTGCCGTGTTCAAATTACAAAAGAGAATATACAAAGCTAGTCAACGTGGTGATACCAAAGCAGTTCACAGACTACAAAAACTACTAACAAAATCCTATTTTGGGAAACTCTGGGCAATTAAGAGGGTTACTCAAGACAATCAGGGTACGGGGCTTTCAAGGTGCGGAAGTAAATTCCGCACACAGCCCCTCAAAAATACAGCAGGAGTAGATGGAATCAAATCATTAACTCCAGCAAAACGCCTTGAAATGGTCAATCATCTCAACATAGAAGGAAAATCTAAACCTACTCGAGGAGTATGGATTCCGAAACGGACATCCGACCTTCGGTCGCCCTACGGGAAGCGCGCATTTGAGGTTTCCTCAAATGACGTGTCCTCAGCAAATGGAGAAAAAAGACCTCTGGGAATACCCTGCATGAAAAACAGAGTAATACAGTGTCTAGTCAAATTAGCACTAGAACCAGAATGGGAAGCAAAATTCGAGCCTAATAGCTACGGATTTAGACCAGGAAGGTCATGTCATGACGCAATTGGAGCAATATTTAATGTGATCAGATACGAACCTAAATATGTATTAGATGCAGCTATTGCCAAATGTTTTGACAAAATCGACCATCAAAAACTGTTGAACAAATTAGAAACATATCCTGGAATAAAGAAACAGATAAAAGCGTGGTTAAAAAGTGGGGTCATTGACGATAATTGGTTTCCAACCGATGAAAGTACACCCCAAGGTGGAGTAATATCACCTCTCTTAGCCAACATAGCCTTACATGGTATGGAGATGGCAATCAAGAATCTAGCCAGGAATCTTGATCTGACAACAAGTACCGGTCAAGTTATTACAGATAGAAGGGTAAAAGAGAAAAAGCTACACCTCATTAGATACGCAGATGATTTTGTCATCTTACACAACGACATAAACGTCATATACAAATGTAAGGAGACAATTGAATCGTTTCTTCTGGAGATGGGTCTAGAATTAAAACCAAGCAAAACAAAAATATCTCACACCCTAAATAAATATCAGGGAAACATAGGTTTTGACTTTCTAGGTTTTAATGTAAGACAGTACAAAACTGGAATAAATCAATCAGCAAAAACTCCAGAAGGAGAAAGACAAGGTCACAAGACTATAATCAAACCTTCAAAGGATAAAATCAAAGCGCACATTAAGAAAGTTGGTGACATCATTCGTTCTTACAGAACTGTATCTCAGGAAGTATTGATTGATAAATTAAATCCAATAATTAGAGGTTGGGCAAATTATTATCGAACAGTTTGTTGTCAAGAAACCTTTAATTACTGTGACAATATCCTATATCACCAATTGAGGAGATGGGCAAAGAGAAGACATCCGAAGAAAAACGGCTATTGGGTATCCGATAAATACTGGAGGAGAGTAGGAAATAGGAAATGGACTTTTGCCACGAGCGAAACGAAAATCTTATACCACTCAGAAATTGAAATCCAGAGACATATTAAAGTTAAAGGCACAAATAGTATCTATGATGGAGACTTAACCTACTGGGCAACCAGAATAGGGAAACATCCAGGAGTAAGTACGAAAAAAGCCAAACTACTAAGAATCCAAAAAGGTAAATGTAGTCACTGTGGACTGTTTTTCAAGGATATCAAAGAAGCGGAAGTAGACCATATCATCCCAAAAGCATTAGGCGGAAAGGATGAATATAAAAATTTCCAACTCCTACATATCCACTGCCACGACCAAAAGACAATCAATGATTTACAACAAATCAAAGAAAATCGGACTAGAGTTCAATGA
- a CDS encoding FAD-dependent thymidylate synthase, whose amino-acid sequence MKGDLHSYFNTVSLQALLHFIGLRQGAGAQSEIGAYAQAILELISPIVPVSIEAWSKYQDKF is encoded by the coding sequence TTGAAGGGCGACCTTCACTCCTACTTTAATACAGTATCATTGCAGGCTCTTTTACACTTTATTGGGTTGCGTCAGGGTGCTGGCGCACAAAGTGAAATTGGAGCTTATGCTCAAGCGATTTTAGAATTAATTAGTCCTATAGTTCCAGTTTCTATTGAGGCATGGTCTAAATATCAAGACAAATTTTAA
- a CDS encoding response regulator, with translation MSTKRILLIDDEPDIQVLTQLSLELEANWKVITAASGREGIVLAESQIPDAILLDVMMPEMDGLSTLAKIKTNPKLKHIPVIFLTAKAQISDRKAFYEAGVKGVITKPFDTLTLASQISGFLGW, from the coding sequence ATGTCTACTAAACGAATTCTTCTCATTGACGATGAACCAGACATTCAAGTTTTAACTCAATTGAGTTTAGAGTTAGAAGCAAATTGGAAGGTAATCACTGCTGCTTCTGGTCGAGAAGGAATTGTTTTAGCTGAGTCTCAAATACCCGATGCAATTTTACTTGATGTGATGATGCCAGAAATGGATGGTTTAAGCACTTTAGCAAAAATTAAAACTAATCCTAAATTAAAACATATCCCAGTCATTTTTCTCACTGCTAAAGCTCAAATTTCTGATCGAAAAGCATTTTATGAAGCAGGAGTTAAAGGCGTGATCACTAAGCCTTTTGATACTTTAACTTTAGCCAGTCAAATTTCAGGTTTTTTGGGATGGTAA
- a CDS encoding sensor domain-containing protein, protein MLIEISFWQYHLFGKLHYLQQSQTKLKTTNHNLQENQKLLDLFFAQSLDGIFLMMLDEPVQWDDTVDKEKVLDYVFNHQRIARVNQAMLDQYGASEKQLLGLTPGDFFAHDLVQGKQIWRRFFDAGRLRCETFERKLNNTPMWIEGDYLCLYNTEGKIIGHFGIQRDISERKKREVERKKAQQKIEHLNQKLAIEVQKQTTALNQTNQKLQEEIIKYQQAQQQLRYDALHDHLTGLPNRNLLIDRLEHLIERNQNHPQQKFAVLCLDVDRFKVINDSLGHLLGDQLLIALVNRLQQCQRRGDTIARIGGDEFVILLEELTCINDAIRVSQKIQQELTLPFKLENHEIFISVSIGITFNSELYTQPIYLLRNADLAMYSAKNRGKARYEIFSPAMHNIAMKKLALENQLKRVISKKELVVYYQPIVALKNNLLVGFEALVRWQTSEQKLISPQDFIPLAENIGIIIDIDLWVLREACLQLRFWQEQGLINNPLSVAVNLSTKQFSQPDFIENIDNILAETGLEGQYLKLEITENVLIENAELTREIFKQLQQREIQICLDDFGTGYSSLSYLQNFPINKIKIDRSFISQMDDNDSNPAIVRAMMMIANELNIEVIAEGIETLTQLEFLHLLGCHYVQGYWFSPPQNREKIELWLESFSQNNLQNCNNWLLPSQENKSNVVA, encoded by the coding sequence ATGCTTATAGAAATAAGTTTTTGGCAATATCATTTGTTTGGTAAACTGCATTATCTTCAACAAAGTCAAACAAAGTTAAAAACAACTAACCACAATTTGCAGGAAAATCAAAAATTACTAGATTTATTTTTTGCTCAATCTTTAGATGGTATTTTTCTAATGATGTTGGATGAGCCAGTTCAATGGGATGATACAGTTGACAAAGAAAAAGTGCTTGATTATGTCTTTAATCATCAACGTATTGCTAGGGTTAATCAGGCAATGCTAGACCAGTATGGTGCTAGTGAAAAACAATTGTTAGGTTTAACTCCTGGAGACTTTTTTGCTCATGACTTAGTACAAGGTAAACAAATATGGCGACGTTTTTTTGATGCTGGTCGATTGCGTTGTGAAACCTTTGAGCGTAAGTTGAATAATACACCAATGTGGATTGAAGGAGATTATCTTTGTCTTTACAACACTGAAGGTAAAATTATAGGACACTTTGGTATTCAGAGAGATATCAGCGAGCGCAAAAAACGCGAAGTCGAACGCAAAAAAGCTCAACAAAAAATCGAACACCTTAATCAAAAATTAGCAATAGAAGTTCAAAAACAAACTACAGCATTAAATCAAACTAACCAAAAATTACAAGAAGAAATTATCAAATACCAACAAGCACAACAACAATTAAGGTACGATGCACTTCATGATCATTTAACAGGTTTACCTAATCGTAATTTGTTGATCGACCGTTTAGAACATTTAATAGAACGTAACCAAAATCACCCTCAACAAAAATTTGCTGTACTTTGTTTAGACGTAGACCGCTTCAAAGTTATAAATGATAGTTTAGGACACTTACTTGGAGATCAATTACTGATTGCTTTAGTCAATCGATTGCAACAATGTCAAAGACGCGGTGATACAATTGCTCGAATTGGTGGAGATGAATTTGTAATTTTACTTGAAGAGTTAACTTGTATTAACGATGCCATCCGAGTTTCTCAAAAAATTCAGCAAGAATTAACTTTACCTTTCAAATTAGAAAACCATGAAATTTTTATTTCAGTTAGTATTGGTATTACTTTTAATTCAGAACTCTACACTCAACCAATCTATCTTTTAAGAAATGCTGATCTAGCCATGTATTCTGCTAAAAATAGAGGCAAGGCACGCTACGAAATATTTAGTCCGGCAATGCATAATATTGCTATGAAAAAATTGGCTTTGGAGAATCAATTAAAAAGAGTAATTAGTAAAAAAGAGTTAGTTGTTTATTATCAACCAATTGTTGCTTTAAAAAACAATTTGTTGGTAGGCTTTGAAGCATTAGTTCGATGGCAAACTTCGGAACAAAAGTTAATTAGCCCTCAAGATTTTATTCCCTTAGCTGAAAACATTGGCATAATTATTGACATCGATTTATGGGTATTACGAGAAGCTTGCTTACAGTTGCGTTTTTGGCAGGAACAAGGTCTTATAAATAATCCTTTAAGTGTAGCGGTTAATCTTTCTACTAAGCAATTTTCCCAACCTGATTTTATTGAAAATATTGATAACATTTTGGCTGAAACTGGATTAGAAGGACAGTATTTAAAGCTAGAAATCACTGAAAATGTTTTGATAGAAAATGCTGAATTAACAAGAGAGATTTTTAAGCAATTACAACAAAGAGAAATTCAAATTTGTCTTGATGATTTTGGTACAGGTTACTCGTCATTAAGTTATTTACAAAATTTTCCTATTAATAAAATAAAAATTGATCGCTCTTTCATTAGTCAAATGGATGATAATGATTCAAATCCTGCTATTGTTCGTGCCATGATGATGATTGCTAATGAATTAAACATAGAAGTAATTGCGGAAGGAATAGAAACTTTAACGCAATTAGAATTTCTTCATTTACTGGGTTGTCATTATGTACAAGGCTACTGGTTTTCCCCTCCTCAAAATAGGGAAAAAATCGAACTGTGGCTAGAAAGTTTTAGTCAGAATAATTTACAAAATTGTAATAACTGGTTACTTCCAAGCCAAGAAAATAAAAGCAATGTTGTAGCTTAA
- a CDS encoding alpha/beta fold hydrolase — translation MSNRSNIGFLTPKPIQPELPLFVYLPGMDCTGELLTVQADKLAKSFDLRCLYIAPTDLSSWEKLTEATIKLIQIELIKNPQRIVYLCGESFGGCLAIKTILAAPELIQKLILVNPASSFYQRSWLGLGGILTNLIPDLIHRYSALGFLPFLAELSRMAQSERLALLKAMRAIPRSVVGWRLSLLQNFGSYEQQLTRLTQPTLILAGGSDRLLPSLEEAQRLVNLIPKAEIVVLPYSGHACLLETQTDLYAILEKYGFLDHLAQSYEQLASNLSV, via the coding sequence ATGAGCAATCGTTCAAATATCGGTTTTTTAACTCCCAAACCAATTCAACCTGAATTACCTTTGTTTGTCTATTTACCAGGCATGGACTGTACAGGAGAATTATTAACAGTTCAAGCAGATAAATTAGCTAAATCCTTTGACTTACGTTGTTTGTATATTGCTCCCACTGATTTGAGTAGCTGGGAAAAACTGACTGAAGCAACTATTAAACTAATTCAAATAGAATTAATTAAAAATCCTCAACGGATAGTTTATCTGTGTGGAGAATCTTTCGGCGGTTGTTTGGCAATCAAGACAATTTTAGCTGCACCAGAATTAATTCAAAAATTAATTTTAGTTAATCCAGCTTCTTCTTTTTATCAACGTTCTTGGTTAGGATTAGGGGGAATTTTAACCAATTTAATTCCAGATTTAATTCATCGCTATTCTGCACTCGGTTTTTTGCCTTTTTTAGCTGAATTAAGCAGAATGGCTCAATCAGAACGCCTTGCTTTACTAAAAGCCATGAGAGCGATCCCGCGAAGTGTAGTAGGTTGGCGTTTATCTTTATTACAAAATTTTGGTAGTTACGAACAGCAGTTGACTCGTTTAACTCAACCAACCCTAATTTTAGCTGGTGGTAGCGATCGCTTGTTACCTTCTTTGGAAGAAGCGCAACGATTAGTTAATCTTATTCCTAAAGCTGAAATAGTAGTCTTACCTTATAGCGGACACGCTTGTTTATTGGAAACACAGACCGATCTTTATGCGATTTTAGAAAAGTATGGTTTTTTAGATCATCTCGCTCAATCTTACGAACAACTAGCATCTAATTTATCGGTTTAA
- the metG gene encoding methionine--tRNA ligase translates to MKDRFKFALTTPLYYVNDVPHIGSAYTTMVADVIARFQRLQGNSVLLITGTDEHGQKIERTAAEQGLEPQVHCDRIVASFQSLWEKLNIQYDRFSRTTAVRHEAIVKEFFERVWQKGDIYLDQQQGWYCVSCEEFKEERDLLEGGFCPLHPNKQVEWRDEENYFFKLSQYQTQLETLYAQNLDFIQPESRRNEVLNFVSQGLKDFSISRVNLDWGFPLPSDPNHTIYVWFDALLGYVTALLEPEQEPTLANALSQWWPINLHLIGKDILRFHAVYWPAMLMSAELPLPKRIFGHGFLTKDGKKMSKTLGNTVDPFALVNKYSSDAVRYYFLKGIDFGKDGDFNETRFVELLNADLADNLGNLLNRTLGMLKKYCQSNGPQLTEADLDLEHPLKKIGTGLSDRVFQAYEALQFSQACEEIFNLIRASNKHIDESAPWSLYKQGKQKEVEQILYAVLESVRLSAYLLSPIIPNLSNDIYQQLGFSFDFNHKTHNLADDILIHHSQWGKLTANQNLSKARPIFSKLELPS, encoded by the coding sequence ATGAAAGATCGTTTTAAATTTGCTTTAACTACTCCTCTTTATTACGTTAACGATGTTCCTCACATTGGTAGTGCTTACACTACGATGGTTGCTGATGTAATTGCTCGCTTTCAACGTTTACAAGGAAACTCTGTCTTACTTATTACAGGGACAGACGAACACGGGCAAAAAATTGAGAGGACAGCAGCCGAACAAGGGTTAGAGCCTCAAGTTCACTGCGATCGCATTGTAGCGAGTTTTCAGTCTCTTTGGGAAAAACTTAATATTCAATACGATCGCTTTAGTCGAACTACTGCGGTTCGTCATGAAGCTATCGTCAAAGAGTTTTTTGAACGAGTTTGGCAAAAAGGAGATATTTATCTCGATCAACAACAAGGTTGGTACTGTGTTTCTTGTGAAGAATTTAAAGAAGAAAGAGATTTACTCGAAGGAGGTTTTTGTCCTCTTCATCCCAACAAACAAGTAGAATGGCGTGATGAAGAAAATTATTTTTTTAAATTATCTCAATATCAAACTCAACTAGAAACTTTATACGCTCAAAACCTTGATTTTATCCAACCAGAAAGTCGTCGTAACGAAGTACTAAATTTTGTGAGCCAGGGATTGAAAGATTTTTCCATTTCCCGTGTTAATTTAGATTGGGGTTTTCCCTTACCCAGCGATCCCAACCATACAATTTATGTGTGGTTTGATGCTTTGTTGGGTTATGTTACTGCCTTATTAGAGCCAGAACAAGAACCTACTTTAGCGAACGCTTTATCTCAATGGTGGCCCATTAACCTGCATCTAATTGGTAAAGATATTTTGCGTTTTCATGCAGTTTATTGGCCCGCAATGTTGATGTCTGCCGAATTACCCTTACCAAAGCGAATCTTCGGTCATGGTTTTCTCACCAAAGACGGCAAAAAAATGAGTAAAACTCTTGGCAATACGGTCGATCCCTTTGCCTTAGTCAATAAATATAGTTCAGATGCTGTTCGTTATTACTTTTTAAAAGGAATTGATTTTGGTAAAGATGGGGATTTTAATGAAACTCGGTTTGTAGAACTGCTTAATGCTGATTTAGCCGATAATTTGGGTAACTTGCTCAATCGTACTTTGGGTATGTTGAAAAAATACTGCCAAAGTAATGGTCCTCAACTTACCGAAGCTGACTTAGATTTAGAACATCCCTTAAAAAAAATTGGTACGGGTTTAAGCGATCGCGTTTTTCAAGCCTATGAAGCCTTGCAGTTTAGTCAAGCTTGTGAAGAAATCTTTAATTTAATTAGAGCAAGTAACAAACATATTGATGAATCTGCACCTTGGAGTTTATACAAACAAGGTAAACAAAAAGAAGTGGAACAGATCTTGTATGCTGTTCTAGAATCAGTTAGACTATCAGCTTATTTATTATCCCCAATTATTCCCAATCTTAGTAACGATATTTATCAACAATTAGGATTTTCTTTTGATTTCAATCATAAAACACACAATTTAGCGGATGACATTTTAATACACCATTCTCAGTGGGGAAAGCTTACTGCTAATCAAAATTTAAGTAAAGCTCGTCCTATTTTTTCCAAACTAGAATTACCTTCATAA
- a CDS encoding LabA-like NYN domain-containing protein produces MLDNFESDPIFTPEQILENRGRVAIFIDGSNLFYAALQLGIEIDYSKLLFRLTGGSRLLRSFFYTGVDRTNEKQQGFLLWMRRNGYRVIAKDLVQLPDGSKKANLDVEIAVDMMALVGSYDTAILVSGDGDLAYAVDAVSYRGARVEVVSLRSMTSDSLINVADRYIDLDQIKEDIQKNTKLHEPLRSFSGFSLLDEEKSAQ; encoded by the coding sequence ATGTTAGATAATTTCGAGAGCGACCCAATTTTTACCCCGGAACAAATCTTAGAAAATCGGGGTCGCGTTGCCATCTTTATTGATGGTTCAAATCTATTTTATGCAGCACTACAGTTAGGTATTGAGATTGATTACAGTAAATTACTCTTTCGTTTAACGGGAGGTTCTAGGTTATTACGCTCTTTTTTCTATACAGGTGTAGATCGAACTAATGAAAAGCAACAGGGGTTTTTACTCTGGATGCGTCGCAATGGTTATCGAGTTATTGCTAAAGACTTAGTTCAACTCCCCGATGGCTCAAAAAAAGCTAATTTAGATGTAGAAATTGCAGTCGATATGATGGCATTAGTAGGATCGTATGACACCGCAATTTTAGTTAGTGGGGATGGGGATCTAGCCTATGCCGTCGATGCGGTTAGTTATCGAGGTGCTAGAGTAGAAGTAGTTAGTTTACGCTCAATGACTAGCGATAGTTTAATTAATGTTGCCGATCGCTATATAGATCTAGATCAAATTAAAGAAGATATTCAAAAAAATACGAAACTTCATGAACCATTACGCAGTTTTTCTGGCTTTAGTCTCTTAGATGAGGAAAAATCCGCTCAATAA
- the lptC gene encoding LPS export ABC transporter periplasmic protein LptC, with the protein MRKNPLNNQQLLGGKTFRLGFWLVGILLFNLTGCQHVDWTRQGNLPVPQRQTQSPSATQPQVEPKSPVSARSDTRLVLNNAVLEQSNVEGGTLWKLKAVNTVYSDDQKIAYLDQVTGNLLQNDQLILQLSGKKAEVRDNGTIIFLRDQVIVTDPRNGAILRSDEIEWRPKENLLIVRQNLTGTHPQLSITAKEGRYYTDTSTLALQGNIVATSQKPSLQLKTEQLQWQIPQQKIKSDRNLELVRYQGESVTDRLVADKGEVDLAKNTVTLHNNIELVSLQPQLQIATNSISWNYQTRIVNTSQPIQILERQDQLTVTGNQGEIDLQQQVARLDNGVKGINPSKRSELYARQLIWNIATETVEAVGNVIYEQADPQINLTGDRAVGKLTENKIIVSSDNQDNKQVTSVISDR; encoded by the coding sequence ATGAGGAAAAATCCGCTCAATAATCAGCAATTGCTCGGGGGAAAAACTTTTCGTCTGGGTTTTTGGCTCGTTGGTATTTTGTTATTTAATCTGACTGGTTGTCAACACGTTGATTGGACAAGGCAAGGTAACCTCCCTGTCCCCCAACGTCAAACACAATCTCCTTCAGCAACCCAGCCACAAGTCGAACCAAAATCCCCCGTTTCTGCTCGTTCTGATACTCGTCTAGTTTTAAATAATGCCGTCTTGGAACAATCTAATGTTGAAGGTGGTACTTTATGGAAACTTAAAGCAGTCAATACTGTTTATAGTGACGATCAAAAAATTGCTTATTTAGACCAAGTAACTGGGAATTTACTGCAAAATGACCAGCTTATTTTGCAATTGAGTGGTAAAAAAGCGGAAGTCCGGGATAATGGCACAATTATTTTTCTCAGAGATCAAGTAATTGTTACAGATCCTCGCAATGGTGCAATTCTCAGAAGTGATGAGATTGAATGGCGACCAAAAGAAAATCTTTTGATTGTGCGTCAAAATTTAACTGGAACTCATCCTCAGTTATCTATTACGGCGAAAGAAGGTAGATACTATACCGATACTTCGACTTTGGCATTGCAAGGAAATATAGTTGCAACCAGTCAAAAACCCTCTTTACAGTTAAAAACTGAGCAGCTTCAGTGGCAAATTCCTCAGCAAAAAATCAAAAGCGATCGCAATTTAGAGCTTGTTCGTTATCAGGGAGAAAGCGTAACTGATCGGTTGGTTGCAGACAAAGGGGAAGTAGATTTAGCCAAAAATACGGTTACTTTGCATAATAATATTGAATTAGTTTCTCTTCAACCCCAATTACAAATTGCGACCAATAGTATTAGCTGGAACTATCAAACTCGAATTGTTAATACATCTCAACCAATTCAAATTCTTGAACGTCAAGATCAATTAACTGTGACGGGAAATCAAGGAGAAATTGATCTACAACAGCAAGTTGCTCGTTTAGATAACGGTGTCAAAGGAATTAATCCTAGTAAGCGATCTGAGTTGTATGCTCGTCAATTAATCTGGAATATTGCTACAGAAACAGTTGAAGCCGTAGGCAATGTTATTTATGAACAAGCTGACCCTCAAATTAATTTAACAGGAGATCGAGCAGTTGGAAAACTAACAGAAAATAAAATAATTGTTAGTAGCGATAATCAAGACAATAAACAAGTAACTTCAGTTATAAGCGATCGCTAA
- a CDS encoding DUF2973 domain-containing protein → MLQLIYIFAFTIVAFLAIANLIRSLINLSSESQRLYPNNVSAQNSQSKGQTKTNQVAKKPLHPELLDAQGKIINEPLLVMRSVSVEDARQQLDSIYNSSPNKSDLEE, encoded by the coding sequence ATGTTACAGCTAATATACATTTTTGCTTTTACAATTGTAGCTTTTTTGGCAATTGCTAATCTAATTCGTAGTTTAATTAATTTGAGTTCAGAAAGTCAAAGACTGTATCCTAATAATGTTTCGGCTCAAAACTCTCAAAGTAAAGGTCAAACCAAAACCAATCAAGTTGCTAAAAAGCCACTTCATCCAGAATTGTTAGACGCACAAGGTAAGATTATTAATGAACCTTTATTAGTTATGCGTTCTGTCTCAGTAGAAGATGCTCGTCAGCAACTAGATTCAATTTATAATTCTTCTCCTAATAAATCTGATTTGGAAGAATAA
- a CDS encoding DUF2605 domain-containing protein produces the protein MSSEQELLKTVLEPLLEDFQYWFSRSRSLLESERLSFFTVEEQAQLLEQVKKSQQEVSTAQMLFKATDGQAGIESRMLVPWHHLVAQCWDVARRWRELKAQDSQS, from the coding sequence ATGTCTTCAGAACAAGAATTGCTTAAAACAGTTCTCGAACCTCTTCTAGAAGATTTTCAATATTGGTTTTCGCGATCGCGTTCTTTATTAGAATCAGAAAGATTATCTTTTTTTACAGTTGAGGAACAAGCTCAATTACTAGAACAAGTCAAAAAAAGTCAACAAGAGGTTAGTACTGCCCAAATGTTATTTAAAGCTACTGACGGTCAAGCTGGAATCGAGTCTCGGATGCTCGTTCCGTGGCATCATTTAGTGGCTCAATGTTGGGATGTAGCGAGAAGATGGCGCGAACTTAAAGCTCAAGATTCTCAATCTTAA